A section of the Girardinichthys multiradiatus isolate DD_20200921_A chromosome 5, DD_fGirMul_XY1, whole genome shotgun sequence genome encodes:
- the smc2 gene encoding structural maintenance of chromosomes protein 2, which produces MYIKSIIIEGFKSYAQRTEINGFDPLFNAITGLNGSGKSNILDSICFLLGISNLTHVRASNLQDLVYKNGQGGITKATVSITFDNSNKSQSPLGFETHDEITVTRQVVIGGRNKYLINGVNANNTRVQDLFCSVGLNVNNPHFLIMQGRITKVLNMKPPEILAMIEEAAGTRMYECKKISAQKTIEKKEAKLKEIQTILDEEITPTMQKLQEERSSYLEYQKLVREIQHLSRLYVAWLFVCAEETKMKSAENLKVMQDNIAKMQANMAENESKIQELSAQIQELQKKRDQEVNGVLKTLEDSLADAQRVDAKAQSALDLKKQNLKDETKKRKELVKNMEEDKKMLVVKEKEVSKLSEKLRAIQEEGQKDSATLEAAEQHFRAVSAGLSTNEDGAEDTLAGQMMACKNDMSKADTEAKQAQMTLKHAQAELKSKQAEVKKMDSGYKKDQDALQAVRSSREKLQAELAKLNYEDGKEESLLEERRQLSRQVSQFKETYERLMSRFPNLRFDYKDPERGWERSKVKGLLANLITVSDVTYATALEVVAGGRLYNIVVDTEVTGKKLLEKGELQRRYTIIPLNKISAKTLNDKVINTAKSLVGQNNVHTALSLVGYEADLRKAMEYVFGSTLVCDTLDNAKKVAFDKQVMTKTVTLGGDIFDPQGTLSGGARSQSASILSSLQEVKDVQDNLKKTEAQLQDVERQLAGLKGTAEKYRQLKQQHELKVEEEQILQAKVQQSSFHQQQEELERLRKAIEESEETLRVTKEVQKRAEEKYKVLENKMKNAEAEREKELKAAQEKLNTAKAKADAFNKKLKQKQQESDAVALELEELQREQAGYEQQIQAVDEATKAIQEQIDSMACTVSQNKEAVRNAQEELTKQKDVIMSQDKELKEKSTEVNRVREKNNEAQLKIKELEHNISKHHRESQDAADKVTRMLEEHDWIHSERQFFGQPNTSYDFKTNNPREAGQRLKKLEETTSKLERNVNKRAMNMLNEAEERYNDLMKKKRIVENDKAKILQTIKELDQKKNEALNLAWQKVNKDFGSIFSTLLPGATAKLAPPQGCGVLDGLEFKVALGDTWKENLTELSGGQRSLVALSLILAMLLFKPAPIYILDEVDAALDLSHTQNIGQMLRSHFTHSQFVVVSLKDGMFTNANVLFKTKFVEGMSTVSRTALSQSDSNVPLKGQDKARQKERRNKQLIS; this is translated from the exons ATGTACATCAAGTCTATCATTATTGAAGGGTTTAAATCCTACGCCCAGAGGACGGAAATCAACGGCTTCGATCCGCTCTTCAACGCGATCACAGGACTGAACGGCAGCGGAAAATCCAATATTCTTGACTCGATATGTTTCCTCCTGGGTATTTCCAACCTCACACAC GTGCGAGCCTCCAACCTGCAGGACCTGGTGTATAAAAATGGACAGGGTGGCATCACTAAAGCCACTGTTTCTATTACTTTTGACAACTCCAACAAAAGCCAGAGTCCTCTGGGGTTTGAAACCCACGATGAAATCACTGTCACCAGACAG GTGGTGATCGGTGGCAGGAACAAGTACCTGATCAATGGAGTCAATGCCAACAACACCAGGGTGCAGGACTTGTTCTGCTCTGTCGGCCTTAACGTTAACAACCCTCATTTCCTCATCATGCAG GGGAGGATCACCAAGGTTCTAAACATGAAGCCACCAGAG ATTCTTGCCATGATCGAGGAGGCAGCAGGTACCAGGATGTATGAGTGTAAAAAGATCAGCGCCCAGAAGACGATTGAGAAGAAAGAAGCCAAACTAAAAGAGATTCAGACT ATTCTGGATGAGGAAATTACTCCAACTATGCAAAAATTGCAGGAA GAACGATCATCTTATTTGGAGTACCAGAAGCTGGTGCGTGAGATCCAGCACTTGTCACGCCTATATGTGGCCTGGCTGTTTGTGTGTGCCGAGGAGACCAAGATGAAGTCTGCAGAGAATCTGAAGGTGATGCAGGACAACATCGCCAAGATGCAAGCCAACATGGCAGAGAACGAGAGCAAAATCCAGGAGCTCTCCGCCCAGATTCAGGAGCTTCAGAAGAAAAGAGACCAG GAGGTGAATGGAGTATTGAAAACCCTGGAGGACTCTCTTGCCGATGCCCAGCGGGTAGATGCTAAGGCTCAGAGTGCACTAGACTTAAAAAAGCAGAACCTCAAAGACGAAACCAAAAAACGAAAGGAGCTTGTAAAGAACATGGAAGAG GATAAGAAAATGCTTGTGGTAAAGGAAAAGGAGGTCTCCAAATTGTCAGAGAAGCTTCGGGCTATTCAGGAGGAGGGACAGAAGGACAGCGCCACCCTGGAGGCTGCCGAGCAGCACTTCAGAGCCGTGTCGGCTGGTCTGTCAACCAACGAGGATGGCGCGGAGGACACGCTTGCTGGGCAGATGATGGCCTGCAAGAATGACATGAGCAAAGCAGACACAGAAGCCAAGCAG GCCCAGATGACCCTGAAGCACGCCCAGGCTGAGTTGAAGTCCAAACAGGCTGAGGTGAAGAAGATGGACAGTGGCTACAAGAAAGACCAGGATGCATTGCAGGCCGTCAGAAGCAGCAGGGAGAAACTGCAGGCGGAGCTGGCCAAACTTAACTACGAAG ATGGAAAGGAAGAAAGTCTGCTGGAAGAAAGGAGGCAGCTGTCCAGACAGGTCTCTCAGTTCAAAGAGACCTATGAGCGCCTCATGTCCCGCTTCCCCAACCTGCGCTTTGACTACAA GGATCCGGAGCGTGGGTGGGAGCGCAGCAAGGTGAAGGGGCTGCTGGCCAACCTGATCACAGTCAGCGACGTCACCTACGCCACAGCGCTGGAGGTTGTTGCTGGAGGCCGACTTTACAACATTGTGGTTGATACAGAG GTGACAGGTAAGAAGCTCCTGGAGAAGGGGGAGCTGCAGCGGCGGTACACCATCATTCCCCTGAACAAGATCTCTGCCAAGACGCTTAACGACAAAGTGATTAACACTGCAAAGAGCCTG GTTGGGCAGAATAACGTTCACACAGCTTTGTCCTTGGTTGGCTATGAAGCTGACCTGCGGAAAGCCATGGAGTACGTGTTTGGGTCCACCCTGGTGTGCGACACCTTGGACAACGCCAAGAAGGTGGCCTTTGATAAGCAGGTGATGACTAAGACGGTCACGCTCGGAGGGGACATCTTCGACCCTCAGGGAACTCTGAGTGGAG GTGCCCGCTCTCAGTCGGCCTCCATTCTGTCGAGCCTGCAGGAGGTGAAGGATGTCCAGGACAACCTGAAGAAGACGGAGGCCCAGCTGCAGGATGTTGAACGACAGCTGGCAGGCCTTAAAGGAACCGCTGAGAA GTACCGGCAGCTGAAACAGCAGCATGAGCTGAAGGTGGAGGAGGAGCAGATCCTGCAGGCCAAAGTGCAGCAGAGCTCCTTCCACcagcagcaggaggagctggagaggctTCGCAAGGCCATAG AGGAGAGCGAGGAGACTTTGCGCGTTACCAAGGAGGTGCAGAAGCGGGCCGAGGAGAAATATAAGGTGCTGGAGAACAAAATGAAGAATGCCGAGGCGGAGAGGGAGAAGGAGCTGAAAGCAGCCCAGGAGAAACTGAACACAGCCAAGGCCAAAGCAGACGCCTTCAACAAGAAGCTGAAGCAAAAGCAGCAG GAGTCTGACGCTGTGGCCctggagctggaggagctgcagagggaGCAGGCTGGCTACGAGCAGCAGATTCAGGCCGTGGACGAGGCGACGAAGGCCATCCAGGAGCAGATAGACAGCATGGCTTGTACCGTGTCCCAGAACAAG GAGGCCGTGCGTAACGCCCAGGAGGAGCTGACTAAACAGAAGGACGTGATCATGTCTCAAGACAAAGAGTTGAAG GAGAAAAGCACAGAGGTCAACAGGGTCAGGGAGAAGAACAACGAAGCCCAGCTGAAGATCAAGGAGCTGGAACACAACATCAGCAAGCACCACAGAGAGAGCCAGGACGCTGCTGACAAG gtgACTCGGATGTTGGAGGAACACGACTGGATCCATTCGGAGCGCCAGTTCTTCGGCCAACCGAACACCTCTTACGACTTCAAGACAAACAACCCCCGTGAGGCCGGTCAGCGCTTGAAGAAGCTGGAGGAGACCACCAGCAAGCTGGAGAGGAACGTCAACAAGAGGGCCATGAACATGCTCAATGAGGCGGAGGAAAGG TACAACGACCtgatgaagaagaagagaaTTGTGGAGAACGACAAGGCAAAGATCCTGCAGACCATCAAGGAGCTGGACCAGAAGAAGAATGAGGCACTCAACCTGGCATGGCAGAAG GTAAACAAGGATTTTGGCTCCATTTTCTCCACCCTGCTGCCAGGAGCCACAGCCAAGCTTGCTCCTCCCCAGGGATGTGGCGTCCTGGACGGCCTTGAGTTTAAAGTAGCTTTGGGTGACACCTGGAAGGAGAACCTCACTGAACTCAGTGGTGGGCAAAG GTCACTTGTGGCTTTGTCTCTCATCCTGGCCATGCTGCTCTTCAAACCTGCTCCCATCTACATCTTGGATGAGGTGGACGCAGCTCTGGACCTGTCTCACACGCAGAACATCGGACAGATGCTGCGCTCACACTTCACGCACTCACAG TTTGTGGTGGTGTCCCTCAAAGACGGCATGTTCACCAACGCCAACGTCCTGTTCAAGACCAAGTTCGTTGAGGGCATGTCCACGGTGTCGCGGACGGCGCTCAGCCAGAGTGACTCCAACGTTCCTCTTAAAGGCCAAGACAAGGCTCGCCAGAAAGAGCGGAGGAATAAGCAACTCATCAGCTAA
- the exoc1l gene encoding exocyst complex component 1-like, with protein MSSLLREEMQRVLFRPAKHRLVEFIEIEEPLPGRHFLCVSVGQNKVVQLSIVHCQISKTTKKSGSKKLQTQRSSIQECYKKIEIWSLNDLTLVDGRDPDVDDPCFLLHFDKVRTVTAITCSAKYTMVRALVALCDRHCQRPLNLQNFDFTYIKPTTYYYNRGDCVVLSQICFYACNLVCLSMCPVPLDA; from the exons ATGTCGTCTCTTTTGAGGGAAGAAATGCAAAGAGTTTTATTTCGACCTGCAAAACACAGACTTGTGGAGTTTATTGAGATCGAAGAGCCGTTGCCTGGAAGGCATTTTCTCTGCGTCTCAG TTGGACAGAACAAAGTGGTGCAGTTAAGCATAGTGCATTGTCAGATCTCTAAGACGACCAAAAAATCTGGATCCAAGAAGTTGCAAACCCAACGTTCCAGCATCCAGGAGTGCTACAAGAAGATAGAGATATGGTCTCTGAACGACTTGACTCTTGTTGATGGACGAGACCCTGATGTG GATGACCCCTGCTTCCTGCTGCACTTCGATAAGGTACGCACAGTGACGGCTATCACCTGCTCAGCCAAATACACGATGGTGCGCGCCCTGGTTGCCCTCTGTGACCGCCACTGTCAGAGGCCGCTGAATCTGCAGAACTTTGACTTCACTTACATCAAGCCCACCACCTACTACTACAACAGAGGGGACTGTGTCGTTCTGTCCCAGATATGCTTCTATGCCTGCAATCTGGTTTGTCTGTCTATGTGTCCTGTGCCGCTGGATGCCTAA